CTGGCAAACTGTGGCCTAACTGGGTCCATTCCACCGTTAGGGTCATTGCCAAATTTGCAGAAACTTGATTTAGGATTCAACATGTTTGAGGCAGATGGATGGAGCTTTGTCTCTTCACTCACTAATTGCTCTAGGTTGACTAGACTGATGCTGGATGGGAACAATATCCAAGGGAACCTGCCAAATACTATTGGAAATCTTTCTAGTGATCTACAGTGGTTGTGGCTAGGCGGCAACAACATTTCTGGGTCTATACCACCAGAGATTGGTAATCTCAAGGGCCTCACTAAGTTGTACATGGATTGCAATCTTTTGACTGGAAATATACCACCAACAATTGAAAATTTACACAACTTGGTCGATCTAAATTTCACACAAAATTATCTCTCAGGAGTGATCCCAGATGCTATTGGAAATCTTTTGCAACTGACTAACCTGAGACTAGATAGGAACAACTTTAGTGGAAGTATACCTGCAAGCATAGGCCAGTGCACTCAACTTACAACACTCAACCTTGCTTACAACTCATTAAATGGGAGCATACCGAGTAATATCTTTCAAATTTATTCTCTTTCTGTTGTTTTGGATTTGTCACACAATTACTTGTCTGGAGGTATTCCAGAGGAAGTTGGCAACCTCGTTAATTTGAATAAACTCAGCATCTCAAACAATAGGTTGTCAGGTGAAGTTCCATCCACTCTAGGCGAATGCGTGCTTCTAGAATCTGTTGAGACGCAAAGTAACTTCCTTGTAGGAAGCATTCCACAATCTTTTGCAAAGTTGGTGGGCATCAAGATAATGGATATTTCTCAGAACAAGTTGTCAGGAAAAATCCCTGAGTTCCTCACATCCTTTAGCTCTGTATACTATCTCAATTTATCCTTCAACAACTTCTATGGAGAAATTCCAATAGGGGGTGTGTTCAGCAATGCTAGTGTGGTATCCGTCGAAGGAAATGATGGTTTGTGTGCGTGGGCTCCAACAAAAGGTATACGTTTTTGTTCATCTTTGGCTGACAGGGAAAGCATGCACAAGAAGTTGGTTCTAACACTAAAGATAACTATACCGTTTGTTATTGTTACTATCACACTATGCTGTGTTCTAGTGGCACGTTCGAGAAAGGGGATGAAACTAAAGCCACAATTGCTACCATTCAATCAACATCTGGAGCAGATTACATATGAAGACATTGTGAAGGCTACAAAAAGTTTTTCTTCTGACAACTTGATTGGATCAGGATCATTTGGCATGGTTTACAAGGGCAATCTCGAATTCCGACAAGATCAAGTTGCCATCAAGATATTTAACCTTAACATATATGGAGCAAATAGGAGCTTTGTTGCAGAGTGTGAAGCCCTACGAAATGTTCGCCATCGAAATATCATAAAAATCATCACTTCATGCTCTTCAGTGGATTCTGAAGGGGCAGACTTTAAGGCCTTAGTATTTGAATACATGAAGAATGGGAACCTAGAGATGTGGTTACATCCAAAGAAACATGAGCATAGTCAAAGGAATGCCCTAACTTTTAGCCAAAGAGTCAATATAGTCTTGGAGGTAGCATTTGCTCTGGATTATCTTCACAACCATTGTGTACCTCCACTAATACATTGTGACTTGAAGCCAAGCAATATTCTTTTGGATCTTGACATGGTTGCATATGTCAGTGACTTCGGTTCAGCAAGATTTCTATGCCCAAAATCAAACTTGGATCAAGAGAGTGTAACAAGTTTGGGTTGCCTTAAAGGAACAGTTGGATACATCCCACCAGGTGAGATACCTTctttttgtaaatttttttttcccaaagacTTCTTTCTCTAAGTCTTTTTCCCCCACAGACATGTGCACATGCACATATTGTGCCTATTCTGATCTAATTTTATTTATCTCTTAATCTAAATGCAGAATATGGCATGAGCaaagaaatatcaacaaagGCCGATGTTTATAGTTTTGGAGTGATTCTATTAGAAATGATAACAGGTATTAGCCCAACGGATGAAATTTTTAGTGATGGCACAAGCCTGCATGAACTTGTTGCTGGAGAATTCGCCAAAAATTCCTACAATTTAATTGATCCCACCATGCTACAAGATGAAATAGATGCAACTGAAATAATGATGAATTGCGTTATTCCATTGGTGAGAACAGGACTCTCTTGCTCAGTTACTTCTCCCAAAGACCGATGTGAAATTGGCCATGTTTGTAGTGAAATCCTTAGAATCAGGCATGAGTTATCAAAGATAGATGGTGAATGAAAAAAACATTGAAGTACTGGCATGATATCCAGTACCCTGCTGTTGAGTTCCAACATGGTCTACAGATCAATTAAACTTtgatttcattgttttttttttcatatatatgtaaCTGGATGAGTTGCTTCTAGGTCTTTCACGAAAAACAATTTAAACTTGTAGCACTTAGGTACAAGAATTTATTCCCACAACTCCAAAAAGTAATAACAAGATTTCTTTGTGCATCTCTTGGCCGGGACACATTATTATTAATTCCCTTATCAAAACAACAAAGTGTAACATGAATACCACCTTATGTTTTCCCCATTTCTCCAGTTTGGTTAGTGACATTTGCAGAAAGTAGCATTCGTTTGGGCATTACCGTTTCTTGTTATTTTTCTTCAGTTATTCCAAGTAGGAACATTCCTACAACCACGGTTAGAGCTCGATTTACTGCTGCAGTTGGTATCTAGACAAAGCAAGTCGTCTGTAGAAGATGAATTCCGGTCAGATTTGGGGACTAAACTTCGAATCTAGACACGAAAATAAAATCGCTTAATCAGTACAGAATGCGACCACAGGGATTGATCTCGCACTGTCCGGAGACTAATATTAATCCGCTCAAACAACAAGATGGGAAAGCAGAGAGGAATACGCAAACATCATTGTACCTGCTACTCTCGGAGTCCTCGATGGTCGATGCCGCGCGCCAGATGAGgcctcgccggctcgccgcccgCTGCACCCGTCTATGTGGAGGAAGCCCCCAGCACTGGGCTTCTCCGCCGCCTGAcccgcctctccctctccgtggccgccccgccatTGTCTCGCCGCAGATCGCAGCAACAACGCTGCGGCTGCGTGAGCTGAGAGCCTGAGAGCCCGAGATCAGGAGAGGCGCCGCTGTCCTGGGCTGATGTACAACCAAgccgttttttatttttaggccgtgtttagtttcaaagtt
The Oryza sativa Japonica Group chromosome 6, ASM3414082v1 DNA segment above includes these coding regions:
- the LOC9271893 gene encoding probable LRR receptor-like serine/threonine-protein kinase At3g47570 — translated: MKGVAGSKQMDQMNCGVAVRNIKPCAHGSLELPSCPELHSFELQLAAMASSQIVLSPGHGLLLFPLKFLFFLPLVLTGGTEDDRQALLCFMSQLSAPSRALASWSNTSMEFCSWQGITCSSQSPRRAIALDLSSQGITGSIPPCIANLTFLTVLQLSNNSFHGSIPSELGLLNQLSYLNLSTNSLEGNIPSELSSCSQLKILDLSNNNLQGSIPSAFGDLPLLQKLVLANSRLAGEIPESLGSSISLTYVDLGNNALTGRIPESLVNSSSLQVLRLMRNALSGQLPTNLFNSSSLTDICLQQNSFVGTIPPVTAMSSQVKYLDLSDNNLIGTMPSSLGNLSSLIYLRLSRNILLGSIPESLGHVATLEVISLNSNNLSGSIPPSLFNMSSLTFLAMTNNSLIGKIPSNIGYTLPTIQELYLSDVKFDGSIPASLLNASNLQTFYLANCGLTGSIPPLGSLPNLQKLDLGFNMFEADGWSFVSSLTNCSRLTRLMLDGNNIQGNLPNTIGNLSSDLQWLWLGGNNISGSIPPEIGNLKGLTKLYMDCNLLTGNIPPTIENLHNLVDLNFTQNYLSGVIPDAIGNLLQLTNLRLDRNNFSGSIPASIGQCTQLTTLNLAYNSLNGSIPSNIFQIYSLSVVLDLSHNYLSGGIPEEVGNLVNLNKLSISNNRLSGEVPSTLGECVLLESVETQSNFLVGSIPQSFAKLVGIKIMDISQNKLSGKIPEFLTSFSSVYYLNLSFNNFYGEIPIGGVFSNASVVSVEGNDGLCAWAPTKGIRFCSSLADRESMHKKLVLTLKITIPFVIVTITLCCVLVARSRKGMKLKPQLLPFNQHLEQITYEDIVKATKSFSSDNLIGSGSFGMVYKGNLEFRQDQVAIKIFNLNIYGANRSFVAECEALRNVRHRNIIKIITSCSSVDSEGADFKALVFEYMKNGNLEMWLHPKKHEHSQRNALTFSQRVNIVLEVAFALDYLHNHCVPPLIHCDLKPSNILLDLDMVAYVSDFGSARFLCPKSNLDQESVTSLGCLKGTVGYIPPEYGMSKEISTKADVYSFGVILLEMITGISPTDEIFSDGTSLHELVAGEFAKNSYNLIDPTMLQDEIDATEIMMNCVIPLVRTGLSCSVTSPKDRCEIGHVCSEILRIRHELSKIDGE